The Quercus robur chromosome 7, dhQueRobu3.1, whole genome shotgun sequence genome has a segment encoding these proteins:
- the LOC126693242 gene encoding proteinaceous RNase P 1, chloroplastic/mitochondrial-like isoform X1 codes for MLSRRSLVMLPSLSLTTTRPSPLFFFSFTKFPSTNSHTLRLPLLHPTTTTTTTTTTTQFTRPSPLFFFSSLSATSPIHDSSSSTTLSRKASRKARRESPEGLLKLKLDMCSKHGDVVEALRLYEEALRDGLNLVLLHYNVLLYLCSLDRNRGSHVLNRGFEIFQAMVVNKVVPNEATFTSLARIAAAKEDPEMAFDLIKKMKGFGIVPKLRSYGPALFGFCEKGMAGKAYEVDADMVEAGVVAEEAELSAILKVSGVCNNAHKVYETMHRLRAAVRQVSETTAGVIEDWFKCEEAKKVGLENWDVSKVREGVVRGGGGWHGQGWLGSGEWRVVRTQMDGTGVCQSCCEKLVCIDIDPKETENFASSLTNVACQKEVKADFVRFQEWLQRHGPFDAVVDGANVGLINQHSFKFSQLNMVVKQLRQMSPSKRLPLVILHKNRVTGGPAQHPNNKKLLEHWKNSGALYATPPGSNDDWYWLYAAVSCKCLLVTNDEMRDHLFQLLGTSFFPRWKEKHQIRLSFAQREPTLHMPPPYSIVIQESEKGSWHVPTITGDDLETPRQWLCATRPRNTSL; via the exons ATGCTATCCAGACGGTCTCTTGTAATGTTaccctcactctcactcaccacCACCAGGCCctctcctctcttcttcttctccttcaccAAATTCCCATCCACCAATTCCCACACTCTCCGCCTCCCACTTCTccaccccaccaccaccaccaccaccaccaccacaaccacccaATTCACCAGACCCtctcctcttttcttcttttcctctctctccgcCACCTCACCAATCCATGACTCTTCCTCCTCCACAACGCTCTCCAGAAAAGCCAGTAGAAAAGCCCGCCGAGAATCCCCGGAGGGACTTCTCAAGCTCAAACTCGACATGTGTTCCAAACACGGCGACGTAGTCGAGGCACTTCGCCTTTACGAAGAGGCCCTTCGAGATGGACTCAATCTTGTATTACTCCATTACAATGTGTTGCTCTATCTCTGCTCTCTAGACAGAAACAGAGGATCCCATGTGTTGAACAGAGGTTTCGAGATTTTTCAAGCCATGGTTGTAAACAAGGTTGTGCCGAATGAGGCCACGTTTACTAGCTTGGCGAGGATAGCTGCGGCCAAGGAAGACCCGGAAATGGCTTTTGATTTGATCAAGAAGATGAAAGGGTTTGGAATTGTGCCGAAGTTGAGGTCGTATGGGCCGGCATTGTTCGGGTTTTGCGAGAAAGGGATGGCAGGTAAGGCTTATGAAGTTGATGCTGACATGGTTGAGGCCGGTGTGGTGGCTGAGGAGGCTGAGCTTTCTGCGATTTTGAAAGTTAGTGGTGTTTGTAACAATGCACATAAAGTGTATGAAACAATGCACAGGTTAAGAGCTGCGGTGAGACAAGTGTCGGAGACGACTGCTGGGGTTATTGAGGATTGGTTTAAATGCGAAGAGGCGAAAAAAGTAGGATTAGAGAATTGGGATGTGAGCAAAGTGAGGGAAGGGGTTGTGAGAGGTGGTGGAGGATGGCATGGTCAAGGGTGGTTGGGGAGTGGGGAGTGGAGAGTGGTGAGGACCCAAATGGATGGTACCGGGGTTTGTCAATCGTGTTGCGAGAAGCTTGTTTGTATTGATATTGATCCGAAGGAGACGGAAAATTTTGCTTCCTCATTGACCAATGTGGCTTGCCAAAAGGAGGTTAAGGCCGATTTTGTTCGCTTTCAG GAATGGCTCCAACGGCATGGTCCATTTGATGCAGTTGTAGATGGTGCCAATGTGGGTCTTATCAACCAGCACAGTTTCAAGTTTTCCCAG CTTAATATGGTTGTAAAACAACTACGTCAAATGAGTCCTTCCAAGCGATTGCCCCTGGTTATTTTGCATAAAAATCGTGTGACTGGTGGTCCTGCTCAGCATCCTAATAACAAGAAGTTGTTAGAGCATTGGAAAAACTCTGGTGCACTTTATGCTACTCCTCCTGGTTCAAATGATGATTG GTACTGGTTATATGCTGCTGTTAGTTGTAAGTGTTTACTGGTGACAAATGATGAGATGAGGGATCACCTGTTCCAACTGCTAGGGACAAGCTTTTTTCCAAGATGGAAGGAAAAGCATCAG ATTCGACTGTCATTTGCACAACGTGAGCCTACTCTCCACATGCCTCCACCTTATTCAATTGTTATTCAG GAGTCAGAAAAGGGTAGTTGGCATGTTCCTACGATCACAGGTGACGATCTTGAGACCCCAAGGCAATGGTTGTGTGCCACTAGACCCAGGAATACTTCATTGTAA
- the LOC126693242 gene encoding proteinaceous RNase P 1, chloroplastic/mitochondrial-like isoform X3, whose protein sequence is MLSRRSLVMLPSLSLTTTRPSPLFFFSFTKFPSTNSHTLRLPLLHPTTTTTTTTTTTQFTRPSPLFFFSSLSATSPIHDSSSSTTLSRKASRKARRESPEGLLKLKLDMCSKHGDVVEALRLYEEALRDGLNLVLLHYNVLLYLCSLDRNRGSHVLNRGFEIFQAMVVNKVVPNEATFTSLARIAAAKEDPEMAFDLIKKMKGFGIVPKLRSYGPALFGFCEKGMAGKAYEVDADMVEAGVVAEEAELSAILKVSGVCNNAHKVYETMHRLRAAVRQVSETTAGVIEDWFKCEEAKKVGLENWDVSKVREGVVRGGGGWHGQGWLGSGEWRVVRTQMDGTGVCQSCCEKLVCIDIDPKETENFASSLTNVACQKEVKADFVRFQEWLQRHGPFDAVVDGANVGLINQHSFKFSQLNMVVKQLRQMSPSKRLPLVILHKNRVTGGPAQHPNNKKLLEHWKNSGALYATPPGSNDDWGLWQRDPLSPLLFILVMGPLSRMLRRMQEEGLVKGVKVGNDENG, encoded by the exons ATGCTATCCAGACGGTCTCTTGTAATGTTaccctcactctcactcaccacCACCAGGCCctctcctctcttcttcttctccttcaccAAATTCCCATCCACCAATTCCCACACTCTCCGCCTCCCACTTCTccaccccaccaccaccaccaccaccaccaccacaaccacccaATTCACCAGACCCtctcctcttttcttcttttcctctctctccgcCACCTCACCAATCCATGACTCTTCCTCCTCCACAACGCTCTCCAGAAAAGCCAGTAGAAAAGCCCGCCGAGAATCCCCGGAGGGACTTCTCAAGCTCAAACTCGACATGTGTTCCAAACACGGCGACGTAGTCGAGGCACTTCGCCTTTACGAAGAGGCCCTTCGAGATGGACTCAATCTTGTATTACTCCATTACAATGTGTTGCTCTATCTCTGCTCTCTAGACAGAAACAGAGGATCCCATGTGTTGAACAGAGGTTTCGAGATTTTTCAAGCCATGGTTGTAAACAAGGTTGTGCCGAATGAGGCCACGTTTACTAGCTTGGCGAGGATAGCTGCGGCCAAGGAAGACCCGGAAATGGCTTTTGATTTGATCAAGAAGATGAAAGGGTTTGGAATTGTGCCGAAGTTGAGGTCGTATGGGCCGGCATTGTTCGGGTTTTGCGAGAAAGGGATGGCAGGTAAGGCTTATGAAGTTGATGCTGACATGGTTGAGGCCGGTGTGGTGGCTGAGGAGGCTGAGCTTTCTGCGATTTTGAAAGTTAGTGGTGTTTGTAACAATGCACATAAAGTGTATGAAACAATGCACAGGTTAAGAGCTGCGGTGAGACAAGTGTCGGAGACGACTGCTGGGGTTATTGAGGATTGGTTTAAATGCGAAGAGGCGAAAAAAGTAGGATTAGAGAATTGGGATGTGAGCAAAGTGAGGGAAGGGGTTGTGAGAGGTGGTGGAGGATGGCATGGTCAAGGGTGGTTGGGGAGTGGGGAGTGGAGAGTGGTGAGGACCCAAATGGATGGTACCGGGGTTTGTCAATCGTGTTGCGAGAAGCTTGTTTGTATTGATATTGATCCGAAGGAGACGGAAAATTTTGCTTCCTCATTGACCAATGTGGCTTGCCAAAAGGAGGTTAAGGCCGATTTTGTTCGCTTTCAG GAATGGCTCCAACGGCATGGTCCATTTGATGCAGTTGTAGATGGTGCCAATGTGGGTCTTATCAACCAGCACAGTTTCAAGTTTTCCCAG CTTAATATGGTTGTAAAACAACTACGTCAAATGAGTCCTTCCAAGCGATTGCCCCTGGTTATTTTGCATAAAAATCGTGTGACTGGTGGTCCTGCTCAGCATCCTAATAACAAGAAGTTGTTAGAGCATTGGAAAAACTCTGGTGCACTTTATGCTACTCCTCCTGGTTCAAATGATGATTG GGGATTATGGCAGAGAGATCCATTATCCCCTTTGCTTTTTATCCTGGTTATGGGGCCTCTTAGTAGAATGTTGAGGAGGATGCAGGAGGAAGGTCTTGTCAAAGGCGTTAAAGTTGGGAATGATGAAAATG GTTAA
- the LOC126693242 gene encoding proteinaceous RNase P 1, chloroplastic/mitochondrial-like isoform X2, whose translation MLSRRSLVMLPSLSLTTTRPSPLFFFSFTKFPSTNSHTLRLPLLHPTTTTTTTTTTTQFTRPSPLFFFSSLSATSPIHDSSSSTTLSRKASRKARRESPEGLLKLKLDMCSKHGDVVEALRLYEEALRDGLNLVLLHYNVLLYLCSLDRNRGSHVLNRGFEIFQAMVVNKVVPNEATFTSLARIAAAKEDPEMAFDLIKKMKGFGIVPKLRSYGPALFGFCEKGMAGKAYEVDADMVEAGVVAEEAELSAILKVSGVCNNAHKVYETMHRLRAAVRQVSETTAGVIEDWFKCEEAKKVGLENWDVSKVREGVVRGGGGWHGQGWLGSGEWRVVRTQMDGTGVCQSCCEKLVCIDIDPKETENFASSLTNVACQKEVKADFVRFQEWLQRHGPFDAVVDGANVGLINQHSFKFSQLNMVVKQLRQMSPSKRLPLVILHKNRVTGGPAQHPNNKKLLEHWKNSGALYATPPGSNDDWGLWQRDPLSPLLFILVMGPLSRMLRRMQEEGLVKGVKVGNDENGGLSISHLLLVDDTILFCDANTEQIL comes from the exons ATGCTATCCAGACGGTCTCTTGTAATGTTaccctcactctcactcaccacCACCAGGCCctctcctctcttcttcttctccttcaccAAATTCCCATCCACCAATTCCCACACTCTCCGCCTCCCACTTCTccaccccaccaccaccaccaccaccaccaccacaaccacccaATTCACCAGACCCtctcctcttttcttcttttcctctctctccgcCACCTCACCAATCCATGACTCTTCCTCCTCCACAACGCTCTCCAGAAAAGCCAGTAGAAAAGCCCGCCGAGAATCCCCGGAGGGACTTCTCAAGCTCAAACTCGACATGTGTTCCAAACACGGCGACGTAGTCGAGGCACTTCGCCTTTACGAAGAGGCCCTTCGAGATGGACTCAATCTTGTATTACTCCATTACAATGTGTTGCTCTATCTCTGCTCTCTAGACAGAAACAGAGGATCCCATGTGTTGAACAGAGGTTTCGAGATTTTTCAAGCCATGGTTGTAAACAAGGTTGTGCCGAATGAGGCCACGTTTACTAGCTTGGCGAGGATAGCTGCGGCCAAGGAAGACCCGGAAATGGCTTTTGATTTGATCAAGAAGATGAAAGGGTTTGGAATTGTGCCGAAGTTGAGGTCGTATGGGCCGGCATTGTTCGGGTTTTGCGAGAAAGGGATGGCAGGTAAGGCTTATGAAGTTGATGCTGACATGGTTGAGGCCGGTGTGGTGGCTGAGGAGGCTGAGCTTTCTGCGATTTTGAAAGTTAGTGGTGTTTGTAACAATGCACATAAAGTGTATGAAACAATGCACAGGTTAAGAGCTGCGGTGAGACAAGTGTCGGAGACGACTGCTGGGGTTATTGAGGATTGGTTTAAATGCGAAGAGGCGAAAAAAGTAGGATTAGAGAATTGGGATGTGAGCAAAGTGAGGGAAGGGGTTGTGAGAGGTGGTGGAGGATGGCATGGTCAAGGGTGGTTGGGGAGTGGGGAGTGGAGAGTGGTGAGGACCCAAATGGATGGTACCGGGGTTTGTCAATCGTGTTGCGAGAAGCTTGTTTGTATTGATATTGATCCGAAGGAGACGGAAAATTTTGCTTCCTCATTGACCAATGTGGCTTGCCAAAAGGAGGTTAAGGCCGATTTTGTTCGCTTTCAG GAATGGCTCCAACGGCATGGTCCATTTGATGCAGTTGTAGATGGTGCCAATGTGGGTCTTATCAACCAGCACAGTTTCAAGTTTTCCCAG CTTAATATGGTTGTAAAACAACTACGTCAAATGAGTCCTTCCAAGCGATTGCCCCTGGTTATTTTGCATAAAAATCGTGTGACTGGTGGTCCTGCTCAGCATCCTAATAACAAGAAGTTGTTAGAGCATTGGAAAAACTCTGGTGCACTTTATGCTACTCCTCCTGGTTCAAATGATGATTG GGGATTATGGCAGAGAGATCCATTATCCCCTTTGCTTTTTATCCTGGTTATGGGGCCTCTTAGTAGAATGTTGAGGAGGATGCAGGAGGAAGGTCTTGTCAAAGGCGTTAAAGTTGGGAATGATGAAAATGGTGGGTTGTCTATCTCACATTTATTGTTAGTTGATGACACCATCTTGTTTTGTGATGCTAACACTGAACAGATCTTGTAG